One Tamlana carrageenivorans genomic region harbors:
- a CDS encoding IS256 family transposase produces the protein MNSDLEKQLDALIGKISNKEDFDQVKEQLLKRGIESLLKAEMTAHLGFQKGGSVIENNQRNGFSEKTIKTHNGEQRIKIPRDRQASFEPVIVPKHQSISQELEDCIQLLYAKGMSNSDIIDFIESTYGVQYSTSQVSIITNQLLEDIKQWQNRPLEDVYPIVWIDAIHYKIRQEGKVISKACMIVLGVNTEGQQDILSMSIVETEKAAAWMSILDDLRSRGVKDIFFLCSDNLSGLDKAVEAIFPGSIRQICIVHQIRNSLKYVSYKDRKSIMVDIKAIYQADNEKFALEAFEVFKQNWEDKYLSAVQSWENNWDNLTAFLNYPKEIRKLIYTTNIIESFNASLRKYTRNKKVFPHDDAALKSIYLAAQSISKKWKKTRFKWGQIYNQLYICFPNRL, from the coding sequence ATGAACTCAGACTTAGAAAAACAATTAGACGCCTTGATCGGCAAAATCAGCAACAAGGAGGACTTTGACCAGGTCAAGGAACAGTTGCTTAAACGTGGTATTGAATCACTTTTAAAAGCAGAAATGACTGCCCACTTAGGGTTTCAAAAAGGAGGTTCTGTAATTGAGAACAACCAGCGCAATGGTTTCTCAGAGAAAACTATCAAGACTCATAACGGCGAACAACGCATCAAAATCCCCAGAGATCGTCAAGCGAGCTTTGAGCCTGTTATTGTCCCCAAACATCAATCGATTAGTCAAGAATTAGAAGATTGTATTCAACTGCTTTACGCCAAAGGTATGAGCAATAGCGATATTATTGATTTTATTGAAAGTACCTATGGAGTGCAGTATTCCACATCACAGGTATCCATTATCACCAATCAATTATTGGAAGACATCAAACAATGGCAGAATAGACCTTTAGAAGACGTATATCCCATTGTCTGGATAGATGCTATTCATTATAAAATACGTCAAGAAGGCAAGGTAATATCTAAAGCCTGTATGATAGTTTTAGGGGTGAATACCGAAGGGCAACAAGATATTTTGAGCATGAGTATTGTGGAGACAGAAAAGGCAGCTGCTTGGATGTCCATTTTAGACGATCTGCGCTCTAGAGGCGTAAAAGATATCTTCTTTCTGTGTTCGGATAACCTCTCTGGATTAGATAAAGCTGTAGAAGCTATTTTTCCAGGTAGTATACGTCAAATATGTATCGTACATCAAATTAGAAACTCTTTAAAATATGTGAGCTATAAGGACCGTAAATCAATAATGGTCGATATTAAAGCTATTTATCAAGCCGATAATGAGAAATTCGCTTTAGAGGCTTTCGAAGTCTTTAAACAAAATTGGGAAGATAAATACCTCTCTGCCGTACAGTCTTGGGAAAACAATTGGGATAATTTGACCGCGTTTTTAAACTACCCAAAAGAGATTAGAAAACTTATATATACTACCAATATCATTGAGAGTTTTAATGCCAGTTTAAGAAAATATACACGCAACAAAAAAGTCTTCCCTCATGATGATGCAGCACTGAAATCCATATATTTAGCAGCTCAAAGCATCAGCAAAAAATGGAAGAAAACACGATTTAAATGGGGCCAAATTTACAATCAATTGTATATTTGTTTTCCAAACAGGTTATAA
- a CDS encoding tetratricopeptide repeat-containing sensor histidine kinase, which yields MCVNLSFTQNYSKEKFDRVLYYLSESSNPEHNLEEKKELVLKAKDLAFDMNSYSLLLQCNQKLLELDKEMGHSGSFLKLSHENLQLAEKFKDTTTIAQINKNLGYYYFDKQVDSAHFYNHRAEKLFKQLNDHYNTAAVLLDIALLQRGAKDYTGSELTSIEGIMLLNKIKKPTKEVIQKKAFFYNNLGVVFNGLEQYDKSIEYQNKSIELKLRLKGNNKAAIDFSKNNLGNVLKNAGQYELALKTLGEVLEDETLENESPEFYAIVLDNYAHTLYLSNDRDALPGLYHKALKASKAAGIDGYNSIIIFQHLAEYSNDLGLKDSAKYYGYEAKRIAEKYYNDALLKSLLLLSKIEEGEVAANHLRNYVRLNDSLQKSERAIRNKFTRIKFETNEIEEENIRIARERMWLLVISIVVIVASILLYIIFTQRNKNKKLEFIQQQQQTNEEIYNLLLAQNEVVEDARALEKKRISEELHDGVLGKLFGARLSLDSLNTNTSPEAMKTRSQYIAELKMIEEDIRKVSHELNADFVSGSGFRGIIKTLVETQTVAYGLEYKLEWQSTIDWDEVSNKIKIHFYRIIQEALHNIYKHANASKVNLVFKLENNAVCLSIIDDGVGFDVSRTKSGIGLKNMTSRIKEIQGKIDIISKKIEGGTTVNIDVPIS from the coding sequence TTGTGTGTTAATCTTTCTTTTACTCAGAATTATAGTAAAGAAAAGTTTGACAGGGTACTCTATTATTTAAGTGAGTCGAGTAATCCAGAGCATAATTTAGAGGAAAAAAAGGAACTTGTTTTAAAAGCTAAGGATTTAGCGTTTGATATGAATAGCTATTCCCTATTGTTGCAGTGTAACCAAAAACTTTTAGAATTAGATAAGGAAATGGGACATAGTGGTTCCTTTCTAAAATTGAGTCATGAAAACTTACAACTAGCAGAAAAGTTTAAAGATACGACTACCATAGCTCAAATAAATAAAAACTTAGGCTATTATTATTTTGATAAACAGGTCGATAGTGCACATTTTTATAACCATCGCGCGGAGAAATTGTTTAAACAATTAAATGATCATTATAATACGGCTGCAGTATTATTAGATATCGCTTTGCTTCAACGTGGTGCCAAGGATTATACAGGTAGTGAACTGACGTCAATTGAAGGCATCATGCTTTTAAACAAAATAAAAAAACCGACAAAAGAGGTTATTCAAAAAAAGGCATTTTTCTATAATAATTTAGGGGTGGTTTTTAATGGTTTAGAGCAATATGATAAATCTATTGAATATCAAAATAAGTCTATAGAACTCAAGTTAAGGTTAAAAGGAAATAATAAGGCGGCTATAGATTTTTCAAAAAACAACTTAGGAAACGTATTAAAAAATGCCGGACAATATGAGTTAGCATTAAAGACTTTAGGGGAAGTTCTTGAAGATGAAACTTTAGAAAATGAATCACCCGAATTTTACGCCATCGTCCTCGACAACTATGCACACACTTTATATTTGTCGAATGATAGAGACGCCTTGCCAGGTTTATATCATAAAGCCTTGAAAGCAAGCAAAGCTGCCGGTATAGATGGTTATAATTCTATAATCATTTTTCAACATTTAGCCGAATATTCTAATGATTTGGGATTGAAGGATTCCGCTAAATATTATGGTTATGAAGCCAAGCGTATTGCAGAAAAATATTATAATGACGCCCTCTTGAAATCATTATTATTACTTTCAAAAATTGAGGAAGGCGAGGTTGCTGCCAACCATTTAAGAAATTATGTGCGACTTAATGATAGCCTTCAGAAAAGTGAACGGGCTATTAGAAATAAGTTTACTAGAATTAAGTTTGAAACTAATGAGATAGAAGAGGAGAATATTAGAATAGCACGCGAGCGCATGTGGTTGTTAGTTATTTCAATTGTAGTTATTGTGGCTTCTATTTTATTATACATCATATTTACACAGCGCAATAAAAATAAGAAGTTAGAGTTTATTCAACAACAACAACAAACCAACGAAGAAATTTATAATCTTTTACTTGCTCAAAATGAAGTTGTTGAGGATGCTCGAGCTTTAGAAAAGAAACGTATTTCGGAAGAGTTACATGATGGTGTGCTAGGGAAACTTTTTGGTGCTCGTTTAAGTTTGGATAGCTTAAATACCAATACGAGTCCCGAGGCCATGAAAACAAGAAGCCAGTATATTGCTGAGCTTAAAATGATAGAAGAAGACATTAGAAAAGTCTCACATGAGTTAAATGCCGATTTTGTTTCGGGTTCTGGTTTTAGAGGTATTATTAAAACCTTAGTGGAGACCCAAACTGTAGCTTACGGACTTGAATATAAATTAGAATGGCAGTCTACTATCGATTGGGATGAGGTTTCAAATAAAATAAAAATTCATTTTTATAGAATTATTCAAGAGGCGCTCCACAATATTTATAAACATGCTAATGCAAGTAAAGTGAATCTTGTTTTTAAATTGGAAAATAATGCCGTTTGTTTAAGTATTATTGATGACGGTGTTGGATTTGATGTGAGCAGAACAAAATCTGGCATTGGCCTTAAAAACATGACCTCAAGAATAAAGGAAATACAAGGAAAAATAGACATAATTTCTAAAAAAATAGAAGGAGGAACCACGGTAAATATAGATGTCCCCATATCTTAA
- a CDS encoding response regulator, with translation MTETIKILMIDDHPMIIEGYQNTLLYTKRDNQELEIEIAHNCDEALRAINKAVKTDRSFDVLFVDISLPASTDGSMNSGEDLAEFARKVLPQSKIIILTMFNESFRIHNIIKTINPEGLLIKSDLTSNELANAFQTVMDNVPFYSATVNQLIRRTISSDIVIDDKNRKILHLLSQGVKTKNLAAHLDISLSAIEKRKKQLRDLFEVEDGQDETLLNQARKKGFV, from the coding sequence ATGACTGAAACTATTAAAATACTTATGATTGATGATCACCCCATGATTATTGAGGGGTATCAAAACACGTTGCTGTATACCAAACGCGACAATCAAGAACTAGAAATTGAAATCGCTCATAACTGCGATGAAGCGCTTAGGGCCATAAACAAGGCTGTAAAAACAGACAGGTCCTTTGATGTGTTATTCGTAGATATCAGTTTGCCAGCGTCAACTGATGGAAGTATGAATTCTGGCGAAGATTTAGCCGAATTTGCTAGAAAGGTATTGCCCCAATCCAAAATAATCATTTTAACTATGTTTAATGAGTCGTTTAGAATTCATAACATTATTAAAACGATAAATCCGGAAGGCTTGTTAATTAAAAGTGATTTAACATCTAACGAATTAGCCAACGCTTTTCAAACGGTTATGGATAATGTGCCTTTTTATAGTGCTACAGTAAATCAATTAATACGCAGAACCATTAGCAGTGATATTGTGATTGACGATAAGAATCGAAAAATACTCCACTTACTTTCACAAGGTGTTAAAACTAAAAATTTAGCCGCGCATTTAGATATTTCTTTAAGTGCTATAGAAAAGCGCAAAAAGCAACTTCGTGATCTTTTTGAAGTTGAAGATGGACAGGATGAGACCCTTCTAAATCAAGCACGTAAAAAAGGATTTGTATAA